One genomic segment of Stenotrophomonas sp. 704A1 includes these proteins:
- a CDS encoding DUF736 domain-containing protein, whose translation MANIGTFTTDKDGFTGTLRTLTLNVKVKLVPNDKGDTENAPDFRLQAAGHDIGAAWKKTSEAGRDYLSVTLDDPSFPATVYARLIENEDGTHDLIWSRSKPKAA comes from the coding sequence ATGGCCAACATCGGCACCTTCACCACCGACAAAGACGGCTTCACCGGCACGCTTCGCACCCTGACGCTCAACGTCAAGGTCAAGCTGGTTCCCAACGACAAGGGCGACACCGAGAACGCCCCGGACTTCCGCCTTCAGGCGGCCGGCCACGACATCGGCGCGGCGTGGAAGAAGACCAGCGAGGCCGGGCGCGACTACCTGTCCGTGACCCTCGACGATCCTTCGTTCCCGGCGACGGTCTATGCCCGCCTGATCGAGAACGAGGACGGTACGCACGACCTGATCTGGTCGCGCAGCAAGCCCAAGGCGGCGTGA
- a CDS encoding XRE family transcriptional regulator has translation MSQEAFSDVSSRTYMSTLERDLKSPTLHKLTELCEVMEIHPLTLLTLAFAGDNPRKADELLAQVRRELEAVLSERDAAKPRA, from the coding sequence CAGGAAGCCTTCTCTGACGTGTCCAGCCGTACCTATATGAGTACCCTGGAGCGCGACCTGAAAAGCCCGACCCTGCACAAGTTGACCGAGCTGTGCGAGGTGATGGAGATCCACCCGCTCACGCTGCTGACGCTGGCCTTTGCGGGCGACAACCCGCGCAAGGCCGACGAGCTGCTGGCGCAGGTGCGCCGGGAGCTGGAGGCGGTGTTGAGCGAACGCGATGCGGCGAAGCCGCGCGCGTGA